The genomic interval GGGAGATGTTTTTATCATGGTTGCATTTTAGGAATCATTGGTGTTGTGCTACTGAATTGCATCTAAGTTATATTGCTAATGTTTAATTCTGaaacattttgttttattatttttttaatcaggGTGTAGACTTTTATGCTATAAATACTGATGCTCAAGCACTGTTGCATTCTTCTGCTGAGAACCCTATCAAAATTGGAGAACTCCTGACTCGTGGATTAGGTCGGACACTCTCCTTCTGTGCCTTCGAGATTTCTTTCTGCATTGTGCTCAATTGGAACTTGCTTATATGTTGATCATTATGTGATTTGTGTATGTATGTGTAGCTTTATTTCCTTGGTGGCATTTGATTCAAATTGCTTGATAGAGATGCAGGTACTGGTGGTAATCCACTTTTGGGGGAACAAGCTGCCATGGAATCTAAAGAAACTATTGCTAATGCTCTTCATGGCTCAGATTTAGTGTTTGTAACTGCCGGTATGGGTGGAGGAACGGGGTCTGGTGCTGCCCCTGTCGTGGCCCAAATATCAAAAGAGGCTGGTTACTTGACCGTAGGTGTTGTTACCTATCCCTTCAGTTTTGAAGGACGCAAAAGATCCTTGCAGGTATGTGTCATTTCTTTCTGTAGTTGTAACTTAGAAGTACACTCTGTAGATGCTACTTCAAATGTTACTTAACACTGCTTCTAGTATGCTAGAAAAACTTGaattttcctcttttttttttgtttttttgttttcattcatACCCAGTTTCAGTAATCGTGAGTTGTATCCATCTTATGATTGAaccttaataatatttttttcattaattgcttgatgtttatttttctttcttccaaGATATTTTGGGTTGCTATGAGGATACTTTGAGTGGCTGAAAATGTCATTATTTCAGGCTCTAGAAGCCATCGAAAAGCTGCAGAAAAACGTGGATACACTTATAGTGATTCCAAATGACCGTCTGCTTGACATAGCCGATGAGCAGACCCCTCTTCAGGATGCTTTCCGTCTTGCCGATGATGTACTACGACAAGGAGTACAGGGAATATCAGACATCATAACTGTGAGTTCATTAATAATTCATTGATATTTCCTATCCGGTCACTGTAATGTGAGAATGTTTAGTTTATCCCACTACATTGGTagattgaaaagaaaataagagCTTTTTCATTAAGTACCTGAATAATTCTCTACCTACTTTTTAAAAGTCATTTGAGTGATTTCTCCTACATCATCATTGAACATTTAATTAACATCAGTACATTTATTAGGATTTTGGATTATCCTTTCCTTTTACAGATACCTGGTCTTGTAAATGTGGATTTTGCTGATGTAAAAGCTGTGATGAAAGACTCTGGAACTGCAATGCTTGGAGTAGGTGTTTCGTCGAGTAAAAATCGTGCAGAAGAAGCTGCAGAACAGGCTACTTTGGCACCTTTAATTGGATCATCTATTCAGTCAGCCACTGGGATAGTGTACAATATTACCGGAGGAAAAGACATAACTCTGCAGGAAGTGAATAGAGTGTCTCAGGTACTTTCATTTTATCAGACTTGTTGAAAGATCATCTTATCATTCCTTTGTCAAAAACATATGAATCCCTTTTCTAAACTAGTAATTTTTATAGGTTGTGACAAGTTTAGCCGATCCTTCTGCCAATATTATATTTGGGGCCGTTGTTGACGATCGCTACAATGGTGAGATTCATGTGACTATCATTGCAACTGGCTTCTCACAGTCCTTCCAAAAGATGCTACTAACAGATCCAAGGGCTGCAAAGCTTCTTGACAGATTACCTGGAGGCCAAGAAAGCAACCAAAAGTCCCCTCTTCTCAAGACCTCAAACTTTTCATCAACAGTTGCGTCTAAAGCATCCCCACGAAAGCTCTTCTTTTAGCTTATTGGTTCTCTTAACCCGTTTTTTATGTAGTTTTGTATCTGTAAAGATCTTTAAGCTTGATTTAGGTATCTTTCCGGTTATGGCCTCGTCCCTCGAATATATAGAATGCTTTTACAAACTCTTCAAAAAGTTGGCTATTGGCATGGTTTGTGACTCAGGGTCAGTGTAATACTCGTAGCATTTTTGTCAAAGGAATGAGTATGTATATAGGTTGTTACTCTGCATTTTGATGATAGAAGCTTCCATTTTAATGCCTACAGCTAATGTGTTACATTTTCATGTGGAATTCAAATGTACTCAGTGTAGAAATAGTATAACAAAATCTCAAAACCACTTGGATTAGATTACTGGTGACTCGATAGGGGTAGGGGTGGGGTTTGAGTAGTTTGCATGTAAGTTCTATGTTcatatacttttaaaatttattttggagTGTTAGGAACATACTTTTTTCAACACACATCATAATATTCActttttcattaaattaaaaattcataagGATCCCACCACTCTATGTAGGATCTATTTTTAAAGTGTGACTTATATTGAATTTATCAAATAAGATAGTGAATGTTAAAAAAAGGGTGTTTCTAACACTTCTCTATATTTAGTGATATGCAACACATcactaaaagttaaatttaattgatatcAAACAATgtgcataataaaaaaaacttaatactAAATCGATTTGGGGTTTTGTGGGTATTTATTAGATGCTCCCCCTATTGATTTGGAGAATTGACCATGTTAAATTTTACTTTGAGAAGGTTGAGCTTGTAATAAACTCCGAATTATTAGCCAATCgatgaatttagatttttttgctGTTACAGTAGGACGTTGTAACAGATTAGGACCATTGGATTTAAAATCGACGGTTGACATTGtttatacttaattttattgacGTGTAATTTGAATCATCTGATTTTAAATGAACTACTAAGATTGTTTACTATGGCAAACTACGTGATTTTGCTATTTGCGCGGATGAGCTGATACAACAAGGGAAATTGCTATTTGCACTCTCCTTGTTTGCTTATGCACCATCTTTCTGATAAAGAGATAGAGAGTGGAGATAGATGTTAAGAGGGTTTGGTGGAGAGAGATGTTAAGAGGGTTTGGTGGAGAGAGATGTTAAGAGGGTTTGGTGGAGATGATCCAAACCCCAACTCTAGTGGTGCTCACTGGTGCTGGCATGGCATCAGGCACATGCATTCATGCAAGAAGTGCAAACCTACATTGGAACAAGGTGAGCAAGTGCAACCCCTCATTTTTCAGAACCGGaggaaattttatttatttattttttaaaatttagtgtataaatttaaagtaaaatatatgaTAGGGGGTgttattatttgaaaataaacatttttttaaagatacgAGGTGTATAGGTAAACACTGAAGGTGTAGCTTTTAAAGCCCAATAATCTAAATAGCAGCATTTTTCATGTCAATGGGCCCAAGCCCAGTTATTGTAAATCAGAAAATGGACAACACGTATATGCAACGAAGGTGATCAAGCGATAGAACTGTGAGATCTCTCTCTGCTTCAGTGTCCAGAGGTAACAAaattcttaactttttttttctcttcatttttgtaatttttcttttctgtttCTGCTTTCTTTTCTCTCTCGGTAACAAATTTTCGTtgaaaaattattcaattttgcACTGTTGTTTTTTTGATTTCATCTTCGCCGTAGGAATTCGTTTTCTCTGATCGGAATCTAGAATTAACGAATCGGCATGGGTTTCTTGATAACATCACTAATCTTCCTTGTGGTTGGGATCATCGCGTGCCTCTGCACCAGAATTTGCTGCAACAGAGGACCTTCTACCAATCTgtaatgcttttttttttctttctgatctTCGTTTTTTCgatttgtttttctgttttttttttgtgtgttctCAGTTTATTGATATATGATTCCGATTTAATCTCGAGAGATACTGCAGTTGATGAATTAGTATAGTCTGCAGTTAATTGGAGTATAGTACGAATTTTATGATTTGCTTCGTTTTGAGCTTCTGAACTCTGAAAATGTTGATTTGTGTTAATAGGGTTATCTCATCATTGTTTTAGAATGAGTTTGTTGCTTGGATTTCTATgggagttttatttttaaatgtataaaaaatttgagaatAGGGAACACACGTTACATGAGAATAAAGGATTTTGCAGTTATTTTTAAATGCTGTTGCCGGTTAGTTGACTTATGTGGCAAGATGGTGAGTTTTCATTGGATGGCagtgtaaaaataatttaactgaCAAGGCATCCCCATTAAACTAGACTAGTAATGCTGAACCTTTTGATTTCAACAACTCAAGGATTATATTGAGAGGTCCATTTCTTATTTTTCTACTATTGTGCATACAGCTACTGCTTAAAACTTTAAAGATTTTGGATGATTTAATTAGATTAATGGTGTCTTGTACTGTTGCATAGAAGTAAAGTTAAAATAATGACATATATAGTTAGACATAGTTAAGATGCACTTGGAAGAATGGCCAGTATTATTGTTAACTCTAAAACTGTCTAGCATTGTTTCATGTGTAAAGCTGCTAAGAATTTATAGGGATTCATTACTTCAGGCGTCAGTTATTATCTATTTTAGGAATGCCTGCTTCATCATCTTCGCTGTAGTTATTGTCAACTGCTCATTAATAGTTGATATAGTCTCATCAACTGTTAATGCTAGCTTCTTGTTGTGTTTTGTAAAGCTGTGTATTCAAAGATTTACTGATGCCAATACGCTCTGAAAATTTATACACATACATGCATACATTGATTGTGTATCTTTTCTTGATTACTGATATGTGTATAATATCCATGACATGTTTCTAATCTCTTATTTTGTTGCAGATTTCACCTTACTCTGGTTATTACTGCAACAATATGCTGCTGGATGATGTAAGTCCCATTTGAAAGTCATTCTTCTTGTAGTTTTTATCAAGTCAATTAAGGAATTAGAGCAAATAGATAAGGCatttattgattaataattagaaagaaaataataaatggcATGCTATTCTTGGCCATGAATTAACTTCAAACTCACAGGCTTGACATGTACTCAGTACTCATTGTAGTTAATGCTGTTGAAGCAGTTTGTTTTCCATAGCCATTCTTTACAGTGtgtatttttagtaatatttgaTACAGATTACAGGTATTAGTATATGGTTATAAGGATTAAGTAGTTAGCTATCGTCAGAGTTTGTTTGTTAGGAACTACTTAGTTGGTTAAGCTTCTTACAGTGTCTTTGGTTTGCCACCATAGTGGGAAAAAAAATACTGGTTCATGGTACTCTGTGATGCCTTCTTTGATGGTGGCAATTTTTACTGTTTACTGTTGCAATTTTTCTTCATGTAATAATTTGGGCTTTGTTTACTGTTacaatttttcttcttcatgtAATAAAAAATGGAA from Cicer arietinum cultivar CDC Frontier isolate Library 1 chromosome 5, Cicar.CDCFrontier_v2.0, whole genome shotgun sequence carries:
- the LOC101503076 gene encoding V-type proton ATPase subunit e1 gives rise to the protein MGFLITSLIFLVVGIIACLCTRICCNRGPSTNLFHLTLVITATICCWMMWAIVYLAQMKPLIVPILSEGE
- the LOC101502762 gene encoding cell division protein FtsZ homolog 1, chloroplastic-like, with the protein product MLSLKTPNKLLSSSSIPTPISHTALSSSSSFAVRNCISLNPILTTSNTESPRRRFRPVNCSFSSIDNAKIKVVGVGGGGNNAVNRMIGCGLQGVDFYAINTDAQALLHSSAENPIKIGELLTRGLGTGGNPLLGEQAAMESKETIANALHGSDLVFVTAGMGGGTGSGAAPVVAQISKEAGYLTVGVVTYPFSFEGRKRSLQALEAIEKLQKNVDTLIVIPNDRLLDIADEQTPLQDAFRLADDVLRQGVQGISDIITIPGLVNVDFADVKAVMKDSGTAMLGVGVSSSKNRAEEAAEQATLAPLIGSSIQSATGIVYNITGGKDITLQEVNRVSQVVTSLADPSANIIFGAVVDDRYNGEIHVTIIATGFSQSFQKMLLTDPRAAKLLDRLPGGQESNQKSPLLKTSNFSSTVASKASPRKLFF